The proteins below come from a single Streptomyces sp. M92 genomic window:
- a CDS encoding TIGR02452 family protein — protein MSARLRGIAQRTEQIVTAGYYRTPGGREVSVAAAVAAAREGTRTHGPNPVEPAAWAPARTVLEVTGESSLEAARRLGGEVAVLNFASARNPGGGYLNGAQAQEEALCRASALYTCLLRAREFYDHHRAHRDPFYTDRVIHSPAVPVFRDDRGGLLDEPYTAGFLTSAAPNAGVVLRTAPERAAGLPAALTARAERVLETAAAHGYRRLVLGAWGCGVFRNDPAQVAGAFRTLLGPGGRFSAAFERVTFGILDRTPGGTVRQAFARAFPEGADRPGQLQS, from the coding sequence GTGAGCGCGCGCCTGCGGGGCATCGCACAGCGGACCGAGCAGATCGTGACGGCGGGGTACTACCGCACGCCCGGCGGACGCGAGGTGTCCGTCGCGGCCGCGGTCGCCGCCGCACGCGAGGGCACCCGGACGCACGGACCGAACCCGGTGGAGCCGGCCGCCTGGGCCCCGGCGCGGACGGTCCTCGAAGTGACCGGCGAGAGCAGCCTGGAGGCCGCCCGCCGACTCGGCGGCGAGGTCGCCGTGCTGAACTTCGCCTCCGCCCGCAATCCCGGCGGCGGCTACCTCAACGGCGCCCAGGCGCAGGAGGAGGCCCTGTGCCGGGCCTCCGCGCTGTACACCTGCCTGCTGCGGGCCCGCGAGTTCTACGATCACCATCGCGCCCACCGCGACCCGTTCTACACCGACCGCGTCATCCACTCACCGGCCGTCCCCGTCTTCCGCGACGACCGCGGCGGCCTGCTCGACGAGCCGTACACGGCGGGCTTCCTCACCTCGGCCGCGCCGAACGCGGGCGTGGTGCTGCGCACGGCCCCCGAGCGCGCCGCCGGACTGCCCGCCGCCCTGACCGCCCGTGCCGAGCGGGTACTGGAGACGGCCGCGGCCCACGGGTACCGGCGGCTCGTGCTCGGAGCCTGGGGCTGCGGCGTGTTCCGCAACGACCCCGCCCAGGTCGCGGGCGCCTTCCGGACCCTGCTGGGGCCCGGCGGACGCTTCTCGGCGGCCTTCGAGCGGGTGACGTTCGGCATCCTGGACCGCACGCCGGGCGGCACGGTCCGCCAGGCGTTCGCGCGCGCCTTCCCCGAGGGT